One stretch of Terriglobales bacterium DNA includes these proteins:
- a CDS encoding riboflavin kinase, whose translation GRVFSIVSAPGRGRGFGHQYTVPTINLSRYDELVPLDGVYITRTRVNGECFDSVTNVGTRPTFGDLFAIETHLLHFHPIALTAQTRVEISFLKRVRPEIKFPTVAELREQIARDIKQAHHYFQLLAAKSKPAARSRRKSR comes from the coding sequence GGGCGGGTCTTCAGCATCGTCTCGGCGCCGGGACGCGGGCGCGGCTTCGGCCACCAGTACACCGTCCCCACCATCAACCTCAGCCGCTACGACGAACTGGTGCCCCTGGACGGCGTTTACATCACCCGCACCCGGGTCAACGGCGAGTGCTTCGATTCTGTGACCAACGTGGGCACCCGCCCCACCTTCGGCGACCTGTTCGCCATCGAGACCCACCTGCTGCACTTCCACCCCATCGCGCTGACGGCGCAGACCCGGGTGGAGATCTCGTTCCTCAAGCGGGTGCGGCCGGAGATCAAGTTTCCTACGGTGGCCGAGCTGCGCGAGCAGATCGCGCGCGACATCAAGCAGGCCCACCACTACTTCCAACTGCTGGCGGCGAAGAGCAAGCCTGCCGCCCGCAGCCGCCGCAAATCCCGCTGA
- a CDS encoding cupin domain-containing protein, whose protein sequence is MLKHLRWNEVKDEQLNPQLSRKLVVGQELMLARVLLKKGCVVPEHSHVNEQLTYILEGALKFWIDGKVLVVGAGEVLCIPSDMPHKAEALEDTVDLDVFYPPRQDWLAGTDAYLRGK, encoded by the coding sequence ATGCTGAAGCACCTGCGCTGGAACGAGGTGAAGGACGAGCAGCTCAATCCCCAACTGAGCCGCAAGCTGGTGGTGGGCCAGGAACTGATGCTGGCGCGCGTGCTCTTGAAGAAGGGCTGCGTGGTGCCCGAGCACAGCCACGTCAACGAGCAGCTCACCTACATCCTGGAAGGCGCGCTCAAGTTCTGGATCGACGGCAAAGTGCTGGTGGTCGGCGCCGGCGAGGTGCTGTGCATTCCCTCCGACATGCCGCACAAGGCCGAGGCGTTGGAGGACACCGTGGACCTCGACGTCTTCTATCCTCCCCGCCAGGACTGGCTGGCAGGGACGGACGCGTATTTAAGAGGAAAGTAA